A window from Methanobrevibacter sp. V74 encodes these proteins:
- a CDS encoding DEAD/DEAH box helicase, which translates to MDCESERLIKNQLKNTNDFKKFKKLIDNSKAYEVPKSLTGELRPYQKIGYSWLVQNVKYNFGCILADDMGLGKTLQILSAILHFKEVNSLENKSSLIIVPPTLLSNWENEIKKFTPELTYYIYHGTNRTFPLEEYDLILTSYGVIRLDLDIFQDKTWFICVIDEAQNIKNPNTQQTKAIKSIKAENKVALTGTPIENKLTDYWSIFDFVNKGYLSSLDNFKANYVMRIERLEETKTLEKFKTITKPFVLRRLKTDDNIKEELPDKIINDIYCSLTKKQIRLYNAIMEGIFEDLEGKTGIERRGIILNIITGLKQVCNHPSQFLKSDNPKINESGKMELLITILENILDVDEKVIIFTQYAQMGKIIEQLVSKKLKTNVLFLHGSLTQQKKAEVISNFQENKEFKILVATLKTGGVGLNLTAAQNVIHYDLWWNPAIENQATDRVHRIGQKSDVMVYRFITKGTLEEVIDQMSKNKLNLAEKAISNDETFITEMTNEELKEALTLRL; encoded by the coding sequence ATGGACTGTGAATCTGAAAGATTAATTAAAAATCAATTAAAAAACACGAATGATTTTAAAAAATTCAAAAAATTGATTGATAATTCTAAAGCATATGAAGTTCCAAAATCATTAACTGGTGAGTTAAGACCATACCAAAAAATAGGTTATTCATGGTTGGTTCAAAATGTTAAATATAACTTTGGATGTATTTTAGCTGATGATATGGGACTTGGTAAGACGTTACAAATTCTAAGTGCAATTCTTCATTTTAAAGAAGTTAATTCCCTAGAAAACAAATCCTCACTAATAATTGTTCCACCAACATTATTGTCCAATTGGGAAAATGAAATTAAAAAATTCACACCAGAATTAACTTATTACATATATCATGGAACAAACAGAACTTTCCCTCTTGAAGAATATGACCTCATTTTGACTTCTTATGGAGTAATCCGACTTGATTTAGACATATTCCAAGATAAAACATGGTTCATATGTGTTATTGATGAAGCACAAAACATTAAAAATCCCAATACCCAACAAACAAAAGCAATTAAAAGTATTAAAGCTGAAAACAAGGTTGCACTAACAGGCACACCAATTGAAAATAAATTAACAGATTACTGGTCAATATTTGATTTTGTAAACAAAGGATATTTATCAAGTCTAGATAATTTTAAAGCTAATTATGTTATGAGAATTGAAAGACTGGAAGAGACAAAAACATTAGAAAAATTCAAAACAATAACAAAACCATTTGTTCTAAGACGACTGAAAACTGATGACAACATCAAAGAGGAACTTCCAGATAAAATCATCAATGACATTTACTGTAGTCTGACAAAAAAACAAATTAGATTATACAATGCAATAATGGAGGGTATTTTTGAAGATTTAGAAGGTAAAACCGGTATTGAAAGACGTGGAATTATTTTAAATATAATAACTGGTTTAAAACAAGTATGTAATCATCCCTCACAATTCCTCAAATCCGACAATCCTAAAATTAATGAATCAGGAAAAATGGAATTGTTAATCACGATTTTAGAAAATATTTTAGATGTAGATGAAAAAGTAATTATTTTTACCCAATATGCCCAAATGGGCAAAATCATAGAACAATTAGTTTCTAAAAAGCTAAAAACCAATGTATTATTCTTACATGGCTCATTAACACAACAAAAAAAAGCTGAAGTGATCTCTAATTTTCAAGAAAACAAAGAGTTTAAGATTTTAGTTGCAACACTGAAAACCGGAGGTGTTGGATTGAACCTAACAGCCGCACAAAATGTAATCCATTATGATTTATGGTGGAATCCTGCAATAGAAAACCAGGCAACAGACAGAGTACATAGAATTGGTCAGAAAAGTGATGTGATGGTTTATAGGTTCATTACTAAAGGAACCCTTGAAGAGGTAATTGATCAAATGAGTAAAAATAAATTAAATTTGGCCGAAAAGGCAATAAGCAATGATGAAACTTTCATTACAGAAATGACAAATGAAGAGTTGAAAGAAGCTTTAACTTTAAGACTGTAA
- the nadC gene encoding carboxylating nicotinate-nucleotide diphosphorylase → MDKIIEYMLVEDEGFGDITSDAVVEKGKVVNAVIVSKDDGILAGIDIIRDLFEEHGVKVTFWLKDGSKISPGDVLISLIGDARAILLLERTALNLSMRMSGVATAANYYVNLVNNSNVRVAGTRKTSPAISKFDKYALKVGGADTHRFSLDDMVLIKDNHIATCSSALDALLKAKKNTSFSKKIEIEVETHEDAVACVENGVDIVMLDNMSSDEVKRVIDELNNLNIRQNSLIEVSGGVIDENIMDYVDLGVDIISIGALTHSSRSLNFSLRFD, encoded by the coding sequence TTGGACAAAATTATTGAGTATATGCTGGTTGAAGATGAAGGATTTGGTGATATAACATCTGATGCGGTAGTTGAAAAAGGCAAAGTTGTAAATGCAGTTATTGTATCAAAAGATGATGGTATTTTAGCAGGTATTGATATTATTAGAGATTTATTTGAAGAACATGGTGTTAAAGTCACGTTCTGGTTAAAAGATGGAAGTAAAATATCTCCTGGTGATGTATTAATTTCGTTGATTGGCGATGCAAGAGCTATTTTGCTTTTAGAGAGAACTGCACTAAATTTGTCAATGAGGATGAGTGGGGTAGCAACTGCAGCTAATTATTATGTTAATTTAGTAAATAATTCTAATGTTAGAGTTGCCGGAACACGCAAAACTTCACCAGCAATTTCTAAATTTGATAAATATGCTCTTAAAGTTGGAGGTGCAGATACTCATCGTTTTAGCCTAGATGACATGGTTTTAATTAAAGATAATCATATTGCAACATGCAGTTCCGCTTTAGATGCTCTGTTAAAGGCAAAGAAGAACACCAGCTTTTCTAAAAAAATAGAAATCGAAGTTGAAACACATGAGGATGCAGTTGCATGTGTTGAAAATGGTGTTGATATTGTAATGCTTGATAACATGTCTTCAGATGAGGTTAAGAGAGTGATTGATGAGTTGAATAATTTAAACATTCGTCAAAATTCATTAATTGAAGTTTCAGGAGGAGTCATTGATGAAAATATAATGGATTATGTCGATTTGGGTGTAGATATTATTTCTATTGGAGCATTAACTCATTCATCTAGGAGCCTTAATTTTAGTTTAAGGTTTGATTAG
- the rnz gene encoding ribonuclease Z, whose amino-acid sequence MEITFLGTSSAVHSKERNHPSIALKAFGETWLFDCGEATQKQIISSNISPMKISKIFLTHYHGDHILGLPGLLQSMSLNGRESKLTIYGPKGLHKLKDAIYSLGYCAIEYPVEFREINTGIIEDNDKYFIQAQRVKHNVPTLAYAVEEKKKPKFLREKALELGVPEGPAFGLLHNGEEVEVDGEIIKPEQVLGKPRKGIKVTYSGDTRPCEEMIMLALDSTLLIHESTFIQEENANAVEHSHSTSVDAAYIARESNSKELILTHISTRYTKEHENIMLKEAKEVFKNTKLAYDLLEIEVK is encoded by the coding sequence ATGGAAATAACATTTTTAGGAACTTCATCGGCAGTCCATTCAAAAGAAAGAAATCACCCATCAATTGCCCTTAAAGCTTTTGGAGAAACCTGGCTGTTTGATTGTGGTGAAGCAACTCAAAAACAAATAATTTCAAGCAATATAAGTCCAATGAAAATCTCTAAAATATTTCTCACCCATTATCATGGCGATCATATTCTAGGCCTTCCAGGGCTTCTCCAGTCTATGAGCTTAAATGGTAGAGAATCTAAATTAACAATTTATGGACCAAAAGGATTGCATAAATTAAAAGACGCAATTTATTCTCTAGGATATTGCGCAATTGAATACCCAGTTGAATTTAGGGAAATAAACACTGGAATAATCGAAGATAATGACAAGTATTTTATTCAAGCACAAAGAGTTAAGCATAATGTACCTACACTTGCTTATGCAGTTGAAGAGAAAAAGAAGCCTAAATTTTTACGTGAAAAAGCACTTGAATTAGGCGTTCCTGAAGGTCCCGCTTTTGGACTCCTGCATAACGGTGAAGAAGTTGAAGTCGATGGCGAAATCATAAAACCTGAACAAGTGCTTGGAAAACCACGAAAAGGAATTAAAGTAACTTATTCTGGAGACACAAGACCTTGCGAAGAGATGATCATGCTTGCTCTTGACTCCACATTACTTATACATGAATCAACTTTCATACAGGAAGAAAATGCCAACGCAGTAGAACACTCACACTCCACATCAGTTGATGCTGCATACATTGCCCGTGAATCAAACAGCAAAGAGTTGATTTTAACCCATATTAGTACCAGATATACTAAAGAACATGAAAATATCATGTTAAAAGAAGCCAAAGAAGTCTTTAAGAATACTAAATTAGCTTATGACTTATTAGAAATTGAAGTTAAATGA
- a CDS encoding mechanosensitive ion channel domain-containing protein: MNIPTINDPIMTLVCTIIVIMATLIITKIIARIMNKMERFKEDKTAMYLITDIIDYVIYFIALIVILQFFGINLAGTLLSLGIVGIAVSFAAKDIISNLFSGIILIIGKSVKVGDTIEIDGEKGIVKRISLRSTLIVNDIGVKNIVPNSTLTNNPYLQYKTPEKYRVDIFAGLPLNIDIEEFKAYIIEKMESHKDISSYPKPNVYAKEINFKQSKVKVSFWVNNFNDKDKYKIIITNDIRNYIE, from the coding sequence ATGAACATTCCAACTATTAATGACCCAATTATGACTTTAGTTTGCACAATAATTGTTATTATGGCAACCCTAATAATAACTAAAATTATTGCCAGAATAATGAATAAAATGGAAAGATTTAAAGAAGATAAAACTGCAATGTACCTTATAACAGATATTATTGATTATGTAATCTATTTCATAGCATTAATAGTTATTTTACAATTTTTTGGAATTAATCTTGCAGGAACATTATTAAGTTTAGGTATTGTAGGTATTGCAGTGAGCTTTGCTGCAAAAGACATTATTTCCAATTTATTTTCCGGAATAATCTTGATTATAGGCAAAAGTGTAAAGGTCGGAGATACCATTGAAATTGATGGTGAAAAAGGCATTGTCAAAAGAATTTCACTTAGATCAACCCTTATTGTTAATGACATAGGTGTTAAAAATATTGTTCCAAATTCTACTTTGACAAATAATCCTTACTTACAATATAAAACTCCTGAAAAGTATAGAGTGGATATATTTGCAGGATTGCCCCTAAATATTGATATTGAAGAATTTAAAGCCTATATCATTGAAAAAATGGAAAGTCACAAGGACATTTCTAGTTATCCCAAACCCAATGTTTATGCAAAAGAAATTAATTTTAAACAAAGTAAAGTGAAAGTATCTTTTTGGGTAAATAATTTTAATGATAAAGACAAATATAAAATAATAATTACAAATGACATACGAAATTATATTGAATAG
- the nadA gene encoding quinolinate synthase NadA: MSSSLQEEILELKDEKNAIILAHNYQPKEVQEIADFLGDSLELCIKASEIDDKDLVVFCGVDFMAETAFILNPNKKIIIPTLEAECPMAHMLPEEELLKAKKKHPDAGVILYVNSIAEAKQHADTLCTSANAVKVATSLPHDKILFGPDKNLGTHVSEKVDKEIIYVPKDGYCYVHRLFAVEDVELKRKEYPNAEIICHPECKIEVQNACDEVMSTGGMLKHIAESDKEEFVIGTEIDMITRINSEVPGKKLYPLLEGAICETMKLHTLEKVRDSLVNETPEVTLPKDVADKSRKAVENMLNV, translated from the coding sequence ATGAGTAGTTCCCTTCAAGAAGAAATTTTAGAATTAAAAGATGAGAAAAATGCAATTATACTTGCGCACAACTACCAACCAAAAGAAGTTCAAGAAATTGCAGACTTTTTAGGAGATTCATTAGAATTATGCATAAAAGCTTCTGAAATTGATGATAAAGATTTAGTTGTATTTTGTGGTGTTGATTTCATGGCAGAAACCGCATTTATATTGAATCCCAATAAAAAAATCATCATACCAACACTAGAAGCTGAATGTCCAATGGCCCATATGCTTCCAGAAGAAGAATTATTAAAAGCTAAGAAAAAACATCCTGATGCAGGAGTTATCCTTTATGTAAACAGTATTGCTGAAGCAAAACAACATGCGGATACCTTATGCACTTCAGCCAATGCAGTTAAAGTTGCAACAAGCTTACCTCATGATAAAATCCTATTTGGACCTGATAAAAACTTAGGAACCCATGTTTCGGAAAAAGTTGATAAAGAAATAATTTATGTTCCAAAAGACGGTTACTGTTATGTTCACAGATTATTTGCAGTTGAAGATGTGGAACTTAAAAGAAAAGAATATCCAAATGCAGAGATAATCTGCCACCCCGAATGTAAAATTGAAGTTCAGAATGCATGTGATGAAGTAATGTCCACTGGTGGAATGTTAAAACACATTGCTGAAAGTGATAAAGAAGAATTTGTTATTGGAACTGAAATTGACATGATTACAAGAATCAATTCAGAGGTTCCGGGCAAAAAATTATATCCTTTACTTGAAGGAGCTATCTGCGAGACTATGAAACTTCATACTCTTGAAAAAGTTAGAGACTCACTTGTAAATGAAACTCCAGAAGTTACATTGCCTAAAGATGTGGCCGACAAATCTAGAAAAGCAGTGGAAAACATGTTAAACGTTTAA
- a CDS encoding alpha/beta fold hydrolase yields MVYNEVFIDYDKFIIDEFEFESGDILNDVDVEYLAKGTPKYDDDGNMTNAIVYCHSFNENYSSLDNLYRIIGEGKIFDYDSYYFIFATSLGFPNSCSPSVTNLKHNFPKYTIKDRVNFKRQFLKERFNIERVHGIMGRGLGGYEVYTWACEYPDEMDFIMISGSSYKTNGYRYVISKCMDSILDLSDDFYSDVYTDSLSRMMVSINRLLYSNYFSKRMFQKMSNDEIDVLMDDFVDEGLFVDVYDFKFRNDAILEYNLEDKLKNIKTNVLIVGTDNDVYYAPEFDLLPLEDLIENSKVVLFKSSDNYQEYDEHPIIDDELKEFLSNIK; encoded by the coding sequence ATGGTTTATAATGAGGTATTTATTGATTATGACAAGTTTATTATAGATGAATTTGAATTTGAATCTGGAGATATATTAAACGATGTTGATGTGGAATATTTAGCTAAGGGCACTCCAAAATATGACGATGATGGAAATATGACTAATGCAATCGTTTACTGCCATAGTTTCAATGAAAATTATTCTTCATTAGATAATCTTTATCGTATTATTGGTGAAGGTAAAATTTTCGATTATGATAGTTATTATTTTATTTTTGCAACCTCATTGGGGTTTCCAAATTCTTGTTCACCATCAGTTACTAATTTAAAACATAATTTTCCAAAATATACTATTAAAGATCGTGTCAATTTCAAAAGGCAATTTCTAAAAGAGCGATTCAACATTGAAAGGGTACATGGTATTATGGGACGGGGATTGGGAGGATATGAAGTATATACCTGGGCATGCGAATATCCGGATGAAATGGACTTTATAATGATTTCCGGCAGTTCCTATAAAACAAACGGATATAGGTATGTGATTTCCAAATGCATGGACAGTATTTTAGATTTATCTGATGATTTTTATTCTGATGTATATACTGATTCATTATCCAGAATGATGGTTTCTATTAATAGATTATTATATTCGAATTATTTTTCTAAAAGAATGTTTCAAAAAATGTCTAATGATGAAATTGATGTGTTGATGGATGATTTTGTTGATGAAGGATTATTTGTAGATGTATATGATTTCAAATTTAGAAATGATGCAATTTTAGAATATAATCTGGAAGATAAGTTAAAAAATATAAAAACAAATGTGTTAATCGTCGGCACTGATAATGATGTGTATTATGCTCCAGAATTTGATTTATTGCCATTAGAGGATTTAATTGAAAATTCAAAAGTAGTATTGTTTAAATCATCTGATAATTATCAAGAATATGATGAACATCCAATTATTGATGATGAATTGAAGGAATTTTTAAGTAATATAAAATAA
- a CDS encoding DUF5750 family protein, which produces MDVKITDYGQGEVNFVEYSVYNLSQGQLQGLNENLEEESKIAGDVLVIKMYFEDELYPFQSDVAKFRFDDFKAREEIEMFVFLNSFLEDL; this is translated from the coding sequence TTGGATGTAAAAATTACTGATTATGGTCAGGGTGAGGTTAATTTTGTTGAATATTCGGTTTATAATTTATCTCAAGGGCAATTGCAGGGTTTAAATGAAAATCTTGAAGAAGAAAGTAAAATTGCTGGTGATGTTCTTGTAATTAAAATGTATTTTGAAGATGAATTATATCCTTTTCAAAGTGATGTTGCAAAATTCAGATTTGATGATTTTAAAGCACGTGAAGAAATTGAAATGTTTGTATTTTTAAATAGTTTTTTAGAGGATTTATGA
- a CDS encoding alpha/beta fold hydrolase translates to MDSFEFKSGKVLNDVKVEYMTFGTPLYDDEGLIKNAIIYCHGSLGNYSSMKKVAPLVGDGDVFDENKYFFISLTALGSPASCSPSTTGLNSKFPKYSILDVVNFQKQFLVEKFNISHVLGMIGNSMGGFVSLTWAINYPDFADFIIVGVSSYKVAGHDFILSKFVDEIITSDPDYAKGKMTYSLLRTLRIANLAEFNFGLSKESLREMSNMELASEFENFGNEMMDVDIYDLKYCNGSCMDYDVENELDKIKSKVLIISCKQDPHFPPELDAIPMSEMIKDSQLIIMDSDLGHLCFNDLVSISDELKEFMDKF, encoded by the coding sequence ATGGATTCATTTGAATTTAAAAGTGGAAAAGTCTTAAATGATGTTAAAGTTGAGTATATGACTTTTGGAACTCCACTATATGATGATGAGGGTTTAATTAAAAATGCAATTATTTATTGCCATGGGTCTCTTGGCAATTATTCCTCAATGAAGAAAGTAGCTCCATTAGTTGGTGATGGTGATGTTTTTGATGAAAACAAATATTTTTTCATATCTTTAACTGCTTTAGGATCTCCAGCATCATGTTCTCCTTCAACTACTGGATTAAACAGTAAATTTCCAAAATATTCCATTCTTGATGTTGTTAATTTCCAAAAACAATTTTTAGTTGAAAAATTTAATATTTCCCATGTTTTAGGAATGATTGGCAATTCCATGGGAGGTTTTGTTAGCTTAACCTGGGCTATTAATTATCCTGACTTTGCAGATTTTATAATTGTTGGTGTTAGTAGTTATAAAGTAGCGGGTCATGATTTTATCCTTTCAAAATTTGTTGATGAAATCATAACCTCTGACCCGGATTATGCTAAAGGTAAAATGACTTATTCTCTACTTAGAACCCTGAGAATAGCTAATTTAGCTGAATTTAACTTTGGACTTTCTAAAGAATCATTGAGGGAAATGTCTAATATGGAATTGGCTAGTGAATTTGAAAATTTCGGCAATGAGATGATGGATGTTGACATTTATGATTTAAAATATTGTAATGGATCCTGCATGGATTATGATGTTGAAAATGAGCTAGATAAAATCAAATCTAAGGTTTTAATAATTTCTTGTAAACAAGATCCTCATTTTCCACCTGAACTTGATGCAATTCCAATGTCTGAGATGATTAAGGATTCACAGTTGATTATAATGGATTCTGATTTAGGGCATTTATGTTTCAATGATCTTGTGAGTATTTCTGATGAATTAAAAGAATTCATGGATAAATTTTAG
- the nucS gene encoding endonuclease NucS, with amino-acid sequence MKYKILEKPTCQEAYDLIEEALRKKATIMIFACCKVNYEGRALSELNWGERIILIKPDGAFLIHQEKKVEPVNWQPPKSRTRAYIKNDNLFLESHRRTPKELLTVEIRQTQFINYANIEDFEELEQAGYEKDMGDMIMDKPHVIEEGFTPTAREYSVEHGFIDILGKDSDNNLMILELKARKAGVTAVKQLRRYIQDMENTENDYLREVEAEKKKIRGLLVAPSLMDDALEMIEEEGIEFVSVEPPRELKRDKKVTLDFF; translated from the coding sequence ATGAAATATAAAATTTTAGAAAAGCCAACTTGTCAAGAAGCATATGATTTAATCGAGGAGGCTCTTAGAAAAAAGGCAACAATCATGATTTTTGCATGTTGTAAAGTCAATTATGAAGGAAGAGCTTTAAGCGAGCTTAACTGGGGCGAACGCATAATACTGATTAAGCCAGATGGAGCATTCCTAATTCATCAAGAAAAAAAGGTAGAACCCGTTAATTGGCAACCGCCAAAATCTCGAACAAGAGCATATATTAAAAACGATAATTTATTCCTTGAAAGTCATAGAAGAACCCCTAAAGAATTATTAACCGTGGAAATAAGACAAACCCAATTTATCAACTATGCAAATATTGAAGACTTTGAAGAACTTGAACAGGCAGGATATGAAAAAGACATGGGAGACATGATTATGGATAAACCACATGTAATTGAAGAAGGTTTCACACCCACTGCTCGTGAATATAGTGTTGAACATGGATTTATAGACATTTTAGGAAAAGATAGTGACAATAATTTAATGATTTTAGAACTAAAAGCTCGCAAAGCCGGAGTTACTGCTGTAAAGCAACTTAGACGATACATTCAGGACATGGAAAATACTGAAAATGACTATCTAAGAGAAGTTGAAGCTGAAAAGAAAAAAATTAGAGGACTGCTTGTTGCACCATCCCTTATGGATGACGCACTGGAAATGATTGAAGAGGAAGGCATTGAATTTGTATCAGTTGAACCCCCTCGTGAGCTTAAAAGAGACAAAAAAGTAACATTGGATTTCTTTTAA
- a CDS encoding PsbP-related protein, whose amino-acid sequence MKKCPECGNPSYDGAPICGNCGYNFPKPKVVTPKSEDIFQKEPKVEKNSNDEDTISIIKQRKLIIGIIIAITLIVICGIVLTGSNNQNNSNSLIQSNDMLKYTSGDFSFKYPSSWKSINLTDIEHPGAIFFQNKNNVTIEYYNVSNDSNSLKEITQNRISTAQTNGNYVELVETITLDGRNASNILLENADGDYTRYISMFSDGKLHVFKITGDSENSLSSEDIESTISSADIA is encoded by the coding sequence GTGAAAAAATGTCCTGAATGCGGAAATCCTAGTTATGATGGTGCTCCTATTTGTGGAAATTGTGGTTATAACTTTCCAAAACCGAAAGTTGTAACCCCGAAAAGCGAAGATATTTTCCAAAAAGAGCCTAAAGTTGAAAAAAATTCCAATGATGAAGATACAATAAGTATCATTAAACAACGTAAACTTATTATTGGAATTATAATAGCTATAACTTTAATTGTTATTTGTGGAATCGTATTGACCGGATCAAATAATCAAAATAATTCTAATTCACTTATTCAATCTAATGATATGCTTAAATATACTTCCGGCGATTTTTCATTTAAATATCCTAGCAGTTGGAAATCAATCAATCTGACCGATATAGAGCATCCTGGAGCTATCTTTTTCCAAAATAAAAATAATGTAACCATTGAGTATTATAATGTAAGTAATGATTCTAACTCTTTAAAGGAAATAACTCAAAATAGAATTAGTACTGCTCAAACTAATGGAAATTATGTCGAACTTGTTGAAACAATAACTTTAGATGGTAGAAACGCATCAAATATTCTTTTAGAAAATGCTGATGGTGATTATACTAGGTATATTTCTATGTTTAGTGATGGAAAGTTACATGTCTTTAAAATAACTGGAGACTCTGAAAACTCACTTTCCTCTGAAGATATTGAAAGCACTATTAGTTCTGCTGATATTGCTTAA
- a CDS encoding carbon-nitrogen hydrolase family protein, giving the protein MTKIKLALCQMNVIDNKAANIKKASLMIEESVKNNADFIVLPEMFNCPYSNDKFIEYSEEEQDSPTLNKISALAKKNEVYILAGSIPERESDRLYNTSYLFNRKGEIIAKHRKMHLFDIDIEDQITFKESDVLTAGDEFTIANTEFGKIGIGICYDIRFVELARIMVENKALLLFYPGAFNMATGPAHWELLFRSRALDNQVFCIGVAPALNKDASYHSYGHSIVTNPWGEVIVQSNEKEDLIFCEIDLDEIKKVREEIPLLKNKRKDLYEVICK; this is encoded by the coding sequence ATGACAAAAATTAAACTTGCACTTTGTCAAATGAATGTCATAGACAATAAAGCGGCGAATATTAAAAAAGCTAGCTTGATGATAGAAGAAAGTGTTAAAAATAATGCTGATTTTATAGTTTTACCTGAAATGTTTAACTGTCCTTACTCTAATGATAAATTTATTGAATATAGTGAAGAAGAGCAAGACAGCCCCACCTTAAACAAAATTTCAGCATTAGCAAAGAAGAATGAGGTTTATATTTTAGCTGGATCAATTCCTGAAAGAGAATCAGACAGATTATACAACACTAGCTATTTATTTAACCGGAAAGGCGAAATAATAGCTAAACATAGAAAAATGCATCTTTTTGACATTGACATTGAAGACCAAATTACTTTTAAAGAGTCAGATGTATTGACTGCAGGAGACGAATTTACAATCGCCAATACAGAATTCGGCAAAATAGGCATTGGAATTTGCTATGATATTCGTTTTGTTGAGCTTGCAAGAATTATGGTTGAAAATAAGGCATTGCTTCTTTTCTATCCAGGGGCATTTAATATGGCAACTGGCCCTGCCCATTGGGAGTTATTATTCCGTTCAAGAGCTCTTGACAACCAAGTTTTCTGCATAGGCGTTGCACCTGCACTAAATAAAGATGCAAGTTACCACAGTTATGGCCATTCAATTGTCACAAATCCATGGGGCGAAGTTATTGTCCAGTCAAATGAAAAAGAAGATTTGATATTTTGCGAAATCGATTTAGATGAAATAAAAAAAGTAAGAGAGGAAATTCCCCTTTTAAAAAATAAAAGAAAAGATTTATATGAAGTTATTTGCAAATAA
- a CDS encoding HEAT repeat domain-containing protein encodes MSNLNFNDTINDLSNEDVSIRKEAVESLVGITDEEAIEPLIKATTDDNAQVRFKAAEILGSMGEVAVDKLIDEFENAEGKDKRFLAFALKETENKKVIDSFVKSTEDEDFGVRKVAVRALGELQAEDELDFIAKCLDDEDWGVRLAAIQALGDLATEESINLIKDARKAEKDKDFKKSCNKAIKKAQKRQKAKAAGESVAKVIPISTIKEMEKTNLQKAIKEYERYVESKQDKDAPYKRLCILYRKANDYDNEVRVIETAIEVFSDNDKKLEYFTKRLAKLK; translated from the coding sequence ATGTCAAATTTAAATTTTAATGATACTATTAACGATTTATCAAATGAGGATGTCAGTATCAGAAAAGAAGCTGTCGAATCATTAGTTGGCATCACTGATGAGGAAGCAATTGAACCATTAATTAAAGCTACTACTGATGACAATGCCCAAGTCAGATTTAAAGCTGCTGAAATATTAGGAAGTATGGGTGAGGTGGCTGTTGATAAATTAATTGATGAATTTGAAAATGCAGAAGGTAAAGATAAACGTTTCCTTGCATTTGCACTTAAAGAAACTGAAAATAAAAAAGTCATTGATTCTTTTGTCAAATCAACAGAAGACGAGGACTTTGGAGTTAGAAAGGTTGCAGTACGTGCACTCGGAGAACTTCAAGCTGAAGATGAACTAGATTTCATTGCTAAATGTCTTGATGATGAGGATTGGGGAGTTAGACTTGCAGCTATTCAAGCATTAGGAGATCTTGCAACTGAGGAATCTATTAATCTAATCAAAGATGCAAGAAAAGCTGAAAAAGATAAAGACTTCAAAAAATCATGCAATAAAGCCATTAAAAAAGCTCAAAAAAGACAAAAAGCAAAAGCAGCTGGTGAAAGTGTTGCAAAAGTTATTCCAATTAGCACAATTAAAGAAATGGAAAAAACTAATCTTCAAAAAGCTATCAAGGAATATGAACGTTACGTTGAATCAAAACAGGATAAAGATGCTCCATATAAAAGATTATGTATTTTATACAGAAAAGCCAATGACTATGATAATGAGGTAAGGGTCATTGAAACAGCAATTGAAGTATTTTCTGATAATGATAAAAAATTAGAGTACTTCACGAAAAGATTAGCCAAATTAAAATAG